Proteins from a genomic interval of Schaalia odontolytica:
- a CDS encoding bile acid:sodium symporter family protein, whose translation MEDMSTSHVHTSDSPAPVLSSEDRSARIAVTVFPLLILAAFAAAMIAPAFFQPLAPGVNWALGIIMFGMGLTLTVPDFGLIIKRPLPVLVGVAAQYLIMPLVGWALCYVFRLPDAVAVGVILVGCAPGGTASNVISYLAKADVALSVTMTSISTLLAPLMTPLLTAWLVGSRMPVDGAAMTKNILLMVLVPVLGGFVVRLVANGLVERILPVLPWISVLGICYVLLVVVSGSVEKIVTSGALIIAVVICHNLLGYLLGYLAGRVGKGSDKASRTTSIEVGMQNSALAATLAKTHFAATPETALPAAVFSVWHNLSGALLAVLFRRWRNGGCA comes from the coding sequence ATGGAAGACATGTCCACATCACACGTGCATACATCCGATTCCCCCGCGCCCGTCCTCTCCTCCGAGGACCGCAGTGCCCGCATCGCCGTCACGGTATTCCCGCTGTTGATCCTGGCCGCCTTCGCGGCCGCCATGATCGCTCCCGCGTTCTTTCAGCCTTTGGCACCGGGAGTCAACTGGGCCCTCGGCATCATCATGTTCGGCATGGGCCTCACACTCACGGTCCCCGACTTCGGTCTCATCATCAAGCGCCCGCTGCCTGTCCTCGTTGGCGTCGCCGCCCAGTACCTCATCATGCCGCTGGTCGGATGGGCGCTGTGCTACGTCTTCCGGCTGCCCGACGCGGTTGCCGTCGGCGTGATCCTCGTCGGATGCGCGCCCGGTGGAACCGCCTCCAACGTGATCTCGTACCTCGCCAAGGCCGATGTCGCCCTGTCGGTCACCATGACCTCCATCTCGACGCTCCTGGCTCCCCTCATGACCCCGTTGCTCACCGCCTGGCTGGTCGGCTCACGCATGCCCGTTGACGGAGCAGCGATGACGAAGAACATTCTGCTCATGGTCCTCGTTCCTGTCCTGGGTGGCTTTGTCGTTCGTCTGGTTGCCAACGGGCTCGTCGAGAGGATTCTTCCTGTTCTGCCGTGGATATCGGTGCTTGGCATCTGCTACGTGCTGCTGGTTGTCGTCTCCGGATCGGTTGAGAAGATCGTGACCTCGGGCGCGCTCATCATTGCCGTGGTGATCTGTCACAATCTGCTCGGTTACTTGCTCGGCTACCTCGCCGGGCGCGTGGGCAAAGGCTCCGACAAGGCGTCGCGGACGACCTCCATCGAGGTGGGCATGCAGAACTCCGCCCTGGCGGCAACGCTGGCGAAAACCCACTTCGCTGCCACCCCCGAAACCGCCCTTCCCGCGGCCGTATTCTCCGTCTGGCACAACCTCTCGGGTGCCCTCTTGGCCGTGCTCTTCCGGCGCTGGAGGAACGGCGGTTGCGCCTGA
- a CDS encoding alpha/beta hydrolase family protein, which yields MATWADIQSWDHNAIIEAEDLIEAEVREAREIIADLEHAANDIRSQGEAPDRMRQRLTEIQDKLDSRLNELTEYALATAELHGYVSRVVAKRKSAWEVAAEIGAEITESGYIKWNIPEREKTTVAQCKYDELLDTIADAIKIATEAEDTVGSRYKALADGKYAMSEGRHSASAGLADDADPSWSPEEVSVWWALLSESEREALINKNPEKYGNLNGIDMASRAKANDLVLNGRIDAAGNRIPGTSLIEKTENELRKVEEQIEALHNAGIPLSPFLGQRHEGLRNRLADLQALDRNLRNDSELRLFTLEPGELGENVRAAIAIGDVDNAKHVTTFVPGMTTSCRRSTDLNLGYARNLIEAAEIAGDAEKGSVAAVAWMGYEAPPDPKETWDPSVAFPGKAQVGGQKLNGFLTGIHSWRSERGMDVHQTPVTHSYGSLTGGFAMRDIGADVVDDFVYTGSPGSAVNSVGTLGVDPEHTWVSAIPLHDAVQGMGPDGTFGRDPKELEGIGHLSGDATGGDGYNSDPNADKYANHSAYFYRAKSNEHNYSLEDIGEVIADKKKKQ from the coding sequence ATGGCAACCTGGGCGGACATTCAGAGCTGGGACCACAACGCCATCATCGAGGCCGAGGACCTCATCGAGGCCGAGGTGCGTGAGGCGCGCGAGATCATCGCCGACCTCGAACACGCCGCGAACGACATCCGATCTCAGGGCGAGGCACCCGACCGGATGCGCCAGCGGCTCACCGAGATCCAGGACAAGCTGGACTCGCGCCTCAACGAACTCACCGAGTACGCACTGGCGACAGCGGAGCTGCACGGGTACGTGAGTCGGGTGGTGGCAAAGCGTAAGTCTGCATGGGAGGTCGCGGCGGAGATCGGTGCTGAGATCACGGAATCTGGGTACATCAAGTGGAACATACCCGAACGGGAAAAAACCACGGTGGCTCAGTGTAAATATGACGAACTCTTAGACACCATTGCCGACGCGATTAAGATTGCGACCGAGGCGGAGGATACTGTAGGGTCCCGATACAAGGCTCTGGCCGATGGAAAGTACGCTATGTCCGAGGGCCGCCACTCGGCCTCTGCGGGCTTGGCCGACGACGCCGACCCCTCGTGGAGTCCCGAGGAGGTCTCCGTGTGGTGGGCGCTCCTGTCGGAGTCCGAGCGTGAGGCGCTCATCAACAAGAATCCCGAAAAGTACGGCAATCTCAACGGTATCGACATGGCGTCGCGAGCAAAGGCGAACGATCTCGTGTTGAACGGACGCATTGATGCTGCGGGAAATCGTATTCCTGGGACAAGTCTGATTGAGAAAACCGAGAATGAGCTCAGAAAGGTGGAGGAACAGATTGAGGCATTGCACAACGCTGGAATACCGCTATCACCGTTCCTCGGCCAGCGGCACGAGGGTCTCCGTAATCGCTTGGCGGATCTTCAAGCACTTGACAGGAATCTCCGAAATGATAGTGAGTTGAGGCTCTTTACCCTTGAGCCGGGGGAGCTTGGCGAGAATGTTCGTGCCGCAATTGCCATCGGAGATGTCGATAACGCGAAGCATGTAACGACCTTCGTTCCTGGCATGACCACGTCGTGTCGTAGGAGTACTGACCTCAACTTGGGGTATGCGCGGAACCTGATCGAAGCAGCGGAGATCGCGGGTGATGCGGAAAAAGGAAGTGTCGCAGCGGTCGCGTGGATGGGCTACGAAGCGCCGCCAGATCCAAAGGAGACATGGGACCCGTCTGTTGCGTTCCCGGGTAAAGCGCAGGTGGGAGGCCAGAAGCTGAACGGCTTCCTGACAGGAATTCACTCGTGGCGCTCAGAGCGGGGAATGGACGTGCACCAAACTCCGGTCACACATTCTTACGGCTCCCTGACGGGCGGCTTTGCGATGCGTGATATTGGAGCAGACGTTGTCGATGACTTCGTGTATACGGGTTCCCCGGGATCAGCGGTGAATTCTGTCGGGACGCTGGGGGTAGACCCCGAACATACGTGGGTCTCGGCGATTCCGCTACACGACGCGGTTCAGGGAATGGGGCCCGATGGGACCTTTGGGCGTGACCCCAAGGAGCTGGAGGGCATCGGGCATCTCTCGGGTGACGCGACTGGGGGAGATGGATACAACTCAGATCCAAACGCCGACAAATATGCGAATCACTCCGCGTATTTCTATAGGGCGAAATCGAATGAACATAACTACTCGCTCGAAGACATTGGTGAGGTCATCGCAGATAAGAAGAAAAAGCAATGA
- a CDS encoding DUF4853 domain-containing protein: MGSRWVTAASAACASLLMAACVPGLSDDADLYFGRGSGSIPISEGQTTEVHIRDTLPRYLGIIEEVVVESGGVLEVGGKNRVDGCLTTDTTDMDIHWDSMVIPTIDYEDLRRIVVEGAQRNGFGYSWDPVRRDKLNSRSVAVGDGYGNSLIFYHHEAQDRIIISLYSGCMFPSQPLDPDTPRSSYPLPSPEEMFPNLTIVRAYDDNGGENPELRPQSGIQSGAQTGE, from the coding sequence ATGGGTTCTCGGTGGGTGACGGCGGCGAGTGCTGCCTGTGCTTCGTTGCTTATGGCGGCGTGTGTGCCGGGGCTGTCGGATGATGCTGACCTGTATTTTGGGCGCGGCAGTGGGAGTATCCCGATCTCTGAGGGGCAGACGACGGAGGTTCACATCAGGGATACCCTGCCCCGGTATCTGGGCATCATCGAGGAGGTCGTTGTCGAGTCCGGTGGCGTGCTAGAAGTCGGTGGCAAGAATCGAGTCGACGGTTGCTTGACGACGGATACGACCGATATGGATATCCATTGGGATTCGATGGTTATTCCTACGATCGATTATGAGGATTTGCGCCGGATTGTCGTTGAGGGGGCGCAGCGTAACGGCTTCGGCTATTCGTGGGATCCGGTACGCAGAGATAAACTCAACTCTCGCTCTGTTGCTGTCGGGGATGGCTACGGGAATAGTCTGATTTTCTATCACCACGAGGCTCAGGACCGCATTATCATTAGTTTGTATTCGGGGTGTATGTTCCCGTCCCAGCCTCTCGATCCGGACACTCCGCGCTCGTCTTATCCGCTGCCTAGCCCCGAAGAGATGTTTCCGAATCTGACAATCGTGCGGGCCTATGACGATAACGGCGGTGAGAATCCTGAGTTGCGTCCGCAGTCGGGGATTCAGTCCGGAGCGCAGACGGGGGAATGA
- a CDS encoding YwiC-like family protein: MTRQVPAAPRGGSRGIRPSAHRMRTLQRHGWMSDQHGAWAMMALPPLLGWALSGRLSWFVLLLLVAWAMAFQLFSATCLWVKTPAKRRARILPALATYGMATAIPGVALLVSRPQLLWWGCAFAPLASCALFLVWQGRERSLAARAASILAGSVMGPVAFSLASADGSPVAVSAHAWAACAIFASYYVGTVPLVRSMIRGRRDPRWSLGATAYHAACTAATAIAWWFAVVSPWCVLAWVALTARAWAMPALSRARKRPLSPRLIGLTEMAWTCLLFATLLLP, from the coding sequence ATGACTCGACAGGTACCGGCCGCGCCGCGGGGAGGCTCGCGGGGCATCCGTCCCTCCGCCCACCGGATGCGCACTCTTCAGCGTCACGGCTGGATGTCCGACCAGCACGGGGCATGGGCCATGATGGCGCTGCCGCCCCTGCTCGGATGGGCGCTGTCCGGGCGTCTTTCGTGGTTTGTCCTTCTCCTGCTGGTCGCGTGGGCGATGGCCTTCCAGCTGTTCTCGGCCACGTGCCTGTGGGTGAAGACCCCGGCGAAGCGTCGGGCACGTATCCTCCCCGCGTTGGCGACCTACGGCATGGCGACCGCAATCCCGGGAGTCGCGTTGCTCGTGTCCCGTCCGCAGCTGCTGTGGTGGGGATGCGCGTTCGCTCCCCTCGCCTCTTGCGCGCTCTTCCTCGTGTGGCAGGGCCGCGAGCGCTCCCTGGCCGCGCGAGCCGCGTCGATCCTGGCGGGTAGCGTCATGGGTCCGGTGGCGTTCTCGCTGGCCAGCGCCGATGGGTCCCCGGTGGCCGTATCAGCCCACGCGTGGGCGGCGTGCGCGATCTTCGCCTCGTACTACGTGGGGACCGTTCCCCTCGTGCGGTCGATGATCCGGGGCCGTCGAGATCCTCGCTGGTCCCTGGGTGCGACCGCCTATCACGCGGCGTGCACGGCGGCAACCGCGATCGCGTGGTGGTTCGCGGTGGTCTCGCCGTGGTGCGTGCTCGCGTGGGTTGCCCTCACGGCGCGCGCCTGGGCCATGCCTGCGCTGAGCCGGGCGCGGAAGAGACCCCTGTCCCCCAGGCTCATCGGCCTGACCGAGATGGCGTGGACTTGTCTCCTATTCGCCACGCTCCTCCTCCCGTAG
- a CDS encoding pyridine nucleotide-disulfide oxidoreductase, with amino-acid sequence MTDPNAPLREVRRWMRVSTPVNKVAAAGLRGRLPQISGPLVIGALGVGAIGAGIAWRALASTRGTGRTQRFADLASAALESRFPASGAEAPSSGLTYEGGAGRPGRARRARRAINVEVGEGFGRPSLVSIDVVVPAGDTLVDATAAAQALDAITRAAWNNPEMAPVSVRARVLVAHDEGGDLEASGAQTDTVADMSALGFADEIARPDELYHRYGPPECDPAWRP; translated from the coding sequence ATGACCGACCCCAACGCCCCCCTGCGCGAGGTGCGCCGATGGATGCGCGTCTCGACCCCCGTCAACAAGGTGGCGGCCGCTGGACTGCGCGGACGCCTCCCGCAGATCTCGGGGCCGCTGGTCATCGGTGCCCTCGGCGTCGGCGCGATCGGCGCGGGCATCGCGTGGCGGGCGCTGGCCTCCACGCGCGGAACCGGGCGCACGCAGCGCTTCGCGGACCTTGCCTCCGCCGCCCTCGAGTCCCGCTTCCCAGCCTCCGGCGCCGAGGCCCCTTCCAGCGGGTTAACGTACGAGGGTGGGGCGGGGAGGCCGGGGAGAGCCCGGCGTGCTCGGCGAGCCATCAATGTCGAAGTGGGCGAGGGTTTCGGGCGCCCCTCCCTGGTGTCCATCGACGTGGTCGTGCCCGCGGGGGACACCCTGGTCGACGCGACCGCTGCTGCGCAGGCGCTGGACGCTATCACGCGCGCCGCGTGGAACAACCCCGAGATGGCGCCGGTGAGCGTGCGTGCCCGGGTCCTCGTCGCCCACGACGAAGGCGGTGATCTCGAGGCCTCCGGCGCGCAGACCGACACGGTCGCCGACATGAGCGCCCTCGGCTTCGCCGACGAGATCGCCCGCCCCGACGAGCTGTACCACCGCTACGGGCCGCCCGAGTGCGACCCCGCGTGGAGGCCGTGA
- a CDS encoding DUF4853 domain-containing protein — MNMTKKWTPVRVGAWCVVVVAVLGGCHAAKSRDAEFVPFPERVSIEEYISRQLPEISSVAVPVAAETGGELTVMGLPYVQVCGSGDTQGYRVVGYTTVAPSMSFERLEKLVTENKPDWAVAVQVDKQIDRDATRDIRLIDKYGGLVEFKFSEDFIAVRSRSACLPTNKPLDDPGQFVLPSVGEAFPGVHVTVSDNTDPDLHPLPTLTPGVHVTPQSGAQSGS; from the coding sequence ATGAACATGACAAAGAAATGGACCCCAGTACGCGTGGGTGCGTGGTGCGTCGTGGTGGTGGCCGTGTTGGGTGGGTGTCATGCAGCAAAGTCGCGCGATGCTGAGTTCGTTCCCTTTCCTGAGCGTGTGAGCATTGAAGAGTACATAAGCCGTCAGCTGCCGGAGATATCGAGTGTGGCTGTGCCGGTGGCTGCCGAGACCGGCGGTGAGCTAACGGTGATGGGCCTGCCGTATGTGCAGGTGTGCGGCAGCGGTGATACCCAGGGGTATCGGGTGGTTGGCTACACGACGGTAGCTCCGTCGATGTCCTTTGAGCGACTCGAGAAACTGGTGACAGAAAACAAGCCCGATTGGGCGGTGGCCGTGCAGGTTGACAAGCAAATCGATAGGGATGCTACTCGGGATATTCGGCTGATCGACAAATATGGTGGCCTCGTCGAGTTCAAGTTTTCGGAGGACTTTATCGCCGTGAGGTCGCGCTCCGCGTGTTTGCCGACGAATAAGCCCCTGGATGATCCCGGTCAGTTCGTTCTGCCTTCCGTGGGGGAGGCGTTCCCGGGCGTGCACGTGACGGTCAGCGACAACACGGATCCGGACCTGCACCCCCTTCCCACGCTCACCCCGGGTGTTCACGTCACCCCCCAGTCCGGTGCCCAGTCGGGCTCGTAA
- a CDS encoding histidinol-phosphate transaminase has protein sequence MTKLRIRPAVASLPRYVPGRSAPGADKISSNEMPTPPSPAVLEEMARSLQAINRYPDLTAAPLREALADRLRVAPDQLCVGTGSSAILLAALSALCQPGSQVVYPWRSFESYPIAVTAVGGQPVPVGLLPDASHDLDAMRGAITPDTVAVIVCSPNNPTGPALTFDQVSSFVASVPDSVMVLIDEAYIDFATAPGVSTAIPLIASHPNVVVTRTFSKAHALAGARVGYGIGDAEVIDAMQALLVPFGVNSVAQAGALASLNDPDEVRRAVREVVAERERVVPALRSLGYDVPDTQSNFYMLRGTGPDLVEECARAGLIVRPFPEGVRVSVGAPSHNDRFLAVAERHARRGLREEERGE, from the coding sequence ATGACCAAGCTGCGCATTCGGCCCGCCGTCGCCTCCCTTCCCCGCTACGTTCCCGGTAGGAGCGCGCCCGGCGCCGACAAGATCTCCTCCAACGAGATGCCCACCCCGCCCAGCCCCGCCGTGCTCGAAGAAATGGCCCGGTCGCTGCAGGCGATCAACCGCTACCCGGACCTGACCGCAGCACCCCTGCGAGAAGCGCTCGCGGATCGCCTCCGCGTCGCCCCCGACCAGCTCTGCGTCGGCACCGGCTCGTCGGCGATCCTCCTCGCCGCCCTGTCCGCGCTCTGTCAGCCCGGCAGCCAGGTCGTCTACCCCTGGCGATCCTTCGAGTCCTACCCGATCGCCGTCACCGCCGTGGGTGGGCAGCCCGTGCCCGTCGGGCTGCTCCCCGACGCGAGCCACGACCTGGATGCCATGCGCGGTGCCATCACACCCGACACGGTCGCCGTCATCGTCTGCTCGCCCAACAACCCCACGGGACCCGCCCTCACCTTCGACCAGGTCTCCTCCTTCGTCGCGAGCGTCCCCGACTCCGTCATGGTTCTCATTGACGAGGCCTACATCGACTTCGCGACCGCGCCCGGCGTGAGTACGGCCATCCCACTCATCGCCAGCCATCCCAACGTCGTTGTCACCCGCACGTTCTCCAAGGCCCACGCCCTGGCGGGGGCGCGCGTCGGCTACGGAATCGGGGACGCCGAGGTCATTGATGCCATGCAGGCTCTCCTCGTTCCCTTCGGCGTCAACTCCGTCGCGCAGGCCGGCGCCCTGGCCTCGCTCAACGATCCAGACGAGGTCCGCCGCGCCGTGCGCGAGGTCGTCGCCGAACGCGAACGCGTCGTGCCCGCCCTGCGCTCCCTCGGCTATGACGTTCCCGACACCCAATCCAACTTCTACATGCTGCGCGGTACGGGCCCCGACCTCGTCGAGGAGTGCGCTCGAGCCGGACTCATCGTGCGCCCATTCCCCGAGGGCGTGCGCGTGTCAGTGGGCGCCCCGAGCCACAACGACCGCTTCCTCGCCGTCGCCGAGCGCCACGCGCGCCGCGGCCTACGGGAGGAGGAGCGTGGCGAATAG
- a CDS encoding DUF4853 domain-containing protein has translation MKWTPARVGLAAVVVAATLYGWDAAMPRKGELVPFPQRVSFEEYMSRQLPELSRMAVQVAAETGGELKVMGLPYVQACGISGLQGYRVFGYSTVAPQISFDRLEEVVRAHRRDGVSGLWVQNDFRNDGSRRIYFTDNDGNSAEFKYTETGIEMSSYSSCLPTSHALNDPGQFVLPSVEEAFPGVPVTVSDNTNPDLHPLPTLTLGDQADPQPGAQSGAQSGE, from the coding sequence ATGAAGTGGACGCCAGCGCGTGTTGGTCTTGCCGCGGTCGTGGTGGCGGCCACGTTGTACGGGTGGGATGCGGCGATGCCTCGCAAGGGTGAACTTGTTCCCTTTCCTCAGCGTGTGAGCTTCGAGGAGTACATGAGCCGTCAGCTTCCGGAGCTGTCGCGCATGGCTGTGCAGGTGGCCGCTGAGACTGGTGGTGAGTTGAAGGTGATGGGCCTGCCCTACGTGCAGGCGTGCGGGATCAGCGGTTTGCAGGGTTATCGGGTTTTTGGCTACAGCACGGTGGCTCCGCAGATCTCTTTTGATCGGCTTGAGGAGGTTGTCAGGGCCCACCGGCGTGATGGTGTGTCTGGTCTGTGGGTACAAAACGATTTTCGGAATGATGGAAGTCGGAGAATTTACTTCACGGACAACGACGGCAATTCGGCTGAGTTCAAGTACACCGAGACCGGTATCGAGATGAGTTCCTACTCCTCGTGCCTGCCCACCTCTCATGCCCTGAATGATCCCGGTCAGTTCGTTCTGCCGTCGGTGGAGGAGGCGTTCCCGGGTGTGCCCGTGACGGTCAGCGATAACACGAACCCGGACCTGCACCCCCTTCCCACGCTCACTCTCGGTGACCAAGCCGACCCACAGCCTGGCGCCCAGAGCGGCGCCCAGTCGGGGGAGTGA
- a CDS encoding phage holin family protein: MEFIARLLATMAGLWVSTLLVPSISVSSSSASETVIVLAVVALVFTVVNSLIKPVVKTLAFPLYVLTFGLFALVTNSALFALTGWISTRLGAPLSTGGFWSCLAGAIITSVVASVVSGLLRDEKDKRD; the protein is encoded by the coding sequence ATGGAATTCATTGCTCGTTTGTTGGCCACGATGGCCGGACTGTGGGTGTCGACCCTCCTGGTTCCGTCGATCTCGGTGTCGTCTTCGTCGGCGTCGGAGACCGTGATCGTGCTGGCGGTTGTCGCCCTGGTGTTCACGGTGGTGAACTCGCTGATCAAGCCGGTCGTCAAGACGCTGGCGTTCCCCCTGTACGTGTTGACCTTTGGCCTCTTTGCTCTCGTGACGAATTCGGCGTTGTTCGCGTTGACGGGGTGGATTTCGACGCGGCTGGGTGCGCCGTTGTCGACGGGTGGTTTCTGGTCGTGCCTTGCGGGGGCGATCATCACGTCGGTTGTGGCGTCGGTCGTGTCGGGCTTGCTGCGTGACGAGAAGGACAAGCGGGACTGA
- the purB gene encoding adenylosuccinate lyase, whose translation MSDTMTLFSTAHGYSDLAGGGEPLSPLDGRYRAVAAPLANYLSEAGLNRARVHVEIEWLIFLLDNSVLPGAPTLTDAERDYLRALTRDFGADHIERLGEFEAVTRHDVKAVEYLIGEYLEAASDKLGEGTSLPSLREVVHIFCTSEDINNLAYALTIKAATEQVWLPAIRALLDRLHGLAEAGAAVPMLAHTHGQPATPVTVGKEMAVFAHRLSRQIKRVEATEYLGKINGATGTWAAHVVSVPGADWPTLARSFVEGLGLTWNPLTTQIESHDWQAELYADVARAGRIAHNLATDAWTYISMDYFHQNLAAQGSTGSSTMPHKVNPIRFENAEANLEVSNALLDSLASTLVTSRMQRDLTDSTTQRNVGVAFGHAVLAYDNLVRGLDGVEINAARMAADLDANWAVLGEAVQQAMRAAAIAGATGMANPYERLKELTRGHEVGAEDMREFIAGLGLPAEVEERLLALTPATYIGLSERLARWEA comes from the coding sequence ATGAGCGACACGATGACACTGTTCTCCACTGCCCACGGCTATTCGGACCTGGCGGGCGGGGGTGAACCGCTCAGCCCGCTGGACGGCCGCTACCGCGCGGTCGCCGCGCCCCTGGCGAACTACCTGTCCGAGGCGGGTCTGAACCGCGCGCGCGTGCACGTCGAGATCGAGTGGCTGATTTTCCTGCTCGACAACTCGGTCCTGCCGGGCGCGCCGACGCTGACTGACGCCGAGCGCGACTACCTGCGCGCCCTCACGCGCGACTTCGGCGCCGACCACATCGAGCGCCTCGGCGAGTTCGAGGCCGTCACCCGCCACGACGTCAAGGCCGTCGAATACCTGATCGGCGAATACCTGGAGGCGGCATCCGACAAGCTGGGTGAGGGCACGAGTCTGCCGTCCCTGCGCGAGGTCGTCCACATCTTCTGCACCTCCGAGGACATTAACAACCTGGCGTACGCACTGACCATCAAGGCTGCCACCGAGCAGGTGTGGCTGCCCGCGATCCGCGCACTCCTGGATCGCCTGCATGGCCTCGCCGAGGCCGGGGCGGCCGTCCCGATGCTGGCGCACACGCACGGCCAGCCGGCGACACCCGTGACGGTCGGCAAGGAGATGGCGGTGTTCGCGCACCGCCTGTCCCGCCAGATCAAGCGCGTCGAGGCCACGGAGTACCTGGGCAAGATCAACGGCGCGACGGGCACGTGGGCCGCGCACGTCGTGTCGGTGCCGGGCGCTGATTGGCCGACGCTGGCTCGTTCCTTCGTGGAGGGCCTGGGCCTGACGTGGAACCCGCTGACCACACAGATCGAGTCACACGACTGGCAGGCCGAGCTGTACGCGGACGTGGCGCGCGCGGGCCGCATCGCCCACAACCTGGCGACGGACGCGTGGACGTACATTTCGATGGATTACTTCCACCAGAACCTGGCGGCGCAGGGCTCGACGGGCTCGTCAACGATGCCGCACAAGGTCAACCCGATCCGCTTCGAGAACGCGGAGGCGAACCTGGAGGTGTCGAACGCGCTGCTGGATTCGCTGGCGTCGACGCTCGTGACCAGCCGCATGCAGCGCGACCTGACGGATTCGACGACGCAGCGCAACGTGGGCGTCGCGTTTGGCCACGCGGTGCTGGCCTACGACAACCTGGTGCGCGGCCTGGACGGGGTCGAGATCAACGCGGCGCGTATGGCGGCCGACCTGGACGCAAATTGGGCGGTGCTCGGCGAGGCCGTCCAGCAGGCGATGCGCGCCGCCGCGATCGCGGGCGCGACCGGCATGGCGAACCCGTACGAGCGCCTCAAGGAGCTGACGCGCGGCCACGAGGTGGGCGCGGAAGACATGCGTGAGTTCATCGCGGGCCTGGGCCTGCCGGCCGAGGTGGAGGAGCGCCTCCTCGCGCTGACCCCCGCGACCTACATCGGCTTGTCCGAGCGTCTGGCGCGCTGGGAGGCCTGA
- a CDS encoding DUF4853 domain-containing protein, translating into MSQKRLVTLLGAGSASLLLSGCILGLPDAPPYPDSGSVPAAERQTLEAFVSDAMPRYMRIIEEVALEAGGVIADVGHSETQPCRSEVNGYEIRAVRFNLPLIEYEDLRRIVGEAAQRYGYLYTSDPVPRDERHIRSVGLSDQDGNSLLFDHFENDVIFVQFSSGCLPSLRSRDIHGQFAIPTAQEMFPLLTIVDAYDADKQKNPLIFRHVATDSEQQSGS; encoded by the coding sequence ATGAGTCAGAAACGGTTGGTCACTCTGCTGGGTGCCGGCAGCGCCTCGCTGCTTCTGTCGGGTTGCATCCTGGGGCTGCCGGACGCTCCTCCCTATCCGGATAGCGGGAGCGTTCCCGCAGCTGAACGCCAGACGTTGGAGGCCTTTGTCAGCGATGCGATGCCTCGGTACATGCGCATCATCGAGGAGGTCGCATTGGAAGCGGGAGGAGTCATCGCTGACGTTGGCCACTCGGAGACTCAACCCTGTCGGTCAGAAGTCAATGGATACGAGATTCGTGCGGTCCGCTTTAATCTTCCGCTGATCGAATATGAAGATCTGCGCAGGATTGTCGGAGAAGCTGCTCAGCGCTACGGCTACCTGTATACGTCTGATCCTGTTCCTCGGGATGAGCGACACATACGCAGCGTCGGTTTGAGCGACCAGGATGGCAATTCTCTGTTGTTTGATCACTTCGAGAATGACGTTATCTTTGTCCAATTTTCCTCCGGATGCCTGCCTTCTTTGCGTTCAAGGGACATCCACGGCCAATTTGCGATTCCAACTGCGCAAGAGATGTTCCCTCTCTTAACGATCGTTGACGCGTACGACGCTGATAAGCAGAAGAATCCATTGATTTTCCGTCATGTGGCGACGGATTCTGAGCAGCAGTCGGGGAGTTGA